From Bacillaceae bacterium S4-13-56:
ATTATATTGGACAGTCGGTGGTCTATTCCTAATTGGACAATCCTTGTTATTTAAAAAACTTTATGCGAAAAAAGATGAATAAATAGAATGTTGATTTGAGCACTCCTCCTTTTCCTTTTGGTGGAGTGCTTTTTAAATTTCAATAGGGGGGTTCTATTTACTGATACTCCGTCTATATGAGTGAAAATGTGTGGATAGAAAGGTTCTATTGACTGAAATAGGACTTCCCAAAGAGAAAAGGCGTAAATAGAGCCGTTCTATTGACTGATATAGTACTTTTCAAAGAGAAAAGGCGTCAATAGAGCCGTTCTATTGACTGATATTGGACTTCCTAAAGAGAAAAGGCGTCAATAGAGCCGTTCTATTGACTGAAATAGGACTTCCCAAAGAGAAAAGGCGTCAATAGAGCTGTTCTATTGACCGATATTGGACTTCCCAAAGAGAAAAGGCGTCAATAGAGCCGTTCTATTGACTGATATTGGACTTTCCAAAGAGAAAAGGCGTAAATAGAGCCGTTCTATTGACTGAAATAGCACTTTTCAAAGAAAAAAGGCGTAAATAGAGCCGTTCTATTGACTGAAATAGCACTTTTCAAAGAAAAAAGGCGTCAATAGAGCCGTTCTATTGACTGAAATAGCACTTTCCAAAGAGAAAAGGCGTAAATAGAGCTGTTCTATTGACCGAAATAGGACTTTCCAAAGAGAAAAGGCGTCAATAGAGCCGTTCTATTGACCGAAATAGCACTTCCTAAAGAGAAAAGGCGTCAATAGAGCCGTTCTATTGACTGATATTGCACTTCCTAAAGAGAAAAGGCGTAAATAGAGCCGTTCTATTGACTGAGAATCCTCTTCCCAGGTAAAACTACGCAAATAGAACACAAGTTTATATAAGTTTAACTAATAGCACCCTCACTCAACCACCTGAAATATACAATGACTTGAATAAAAATAAAAAATTAACCAAATTATCGTATTGTTATTGAATAAAAATTCTAATAAATGTATAATCATAAATTATAAGCAAAGGAAGCATCAAATGGTTGCAGGGAGGTTTTTGTGTGGAGAAAGGATATCTTGTCCTTGAAACAGGTGAGGTTTTCGAAGGAATAAGGATTGGAAGTCAAACTAATAGCTTAGGAGAAGTTGTCTTTAACACGAGCATGACAGGGTATCAGGAAATGATGACAGATCCATCCTATACAGGGCAAATTTTAACGTTTTGTTATCCGTTGATTGGAAACTACGGAATTAATTTAGTAGATAACGAAAGTAAGAAACCAACGCTTGCTGGGGTCATTATTGGGAATGCCTGTGAGGAGCCCAGCCACTATCAATCGGTACAATCACTATCCGAACAGCTGGTGCAAGTTGGTGTTCCTGGCCTAACTGGTGTGGACACTAGGGCGCTGACTAAGGCCATACGTAAACAAGGAACGGTTAAGGGCTACCTATCAGCCGAAGAGGCCCCCCAACCACAAATTTTTCAGGAAAAAGAAAAAGAGTTCTGGGTTGGGCAGGTGTCGACAAAGGCCGTTAAGAAATACCTGGGGCGCGGGCCACATGTGGTGTTAATAGATTATGGGTATAAGAAGTCAATTTTGAAGGCGTTACAGCATGCTGGGTGTGCGGTGACGGTGGTTCCGTATTCTTATTCGTTTCAGCAGGTGCAGAGTTTGCAGCCGGATGGGGTTGTGTTTAGTAATGGGCCGGGGGATCCGATGGCACTTGAAAAATGGTTTCCGGAGATTAAGAAAATTACTCAAACATACCCAAGTCTAGGGATTTGCTTAGGGCACCAGTTAATTGCGTTAGCATACGGTGCAAAGACAGAAAAGATGAAGTATGGTCATCGCGGGGGGAATCATCCCGTGAAGGAGATTAAAACGGGCAAGGTTCATATGACACCGCAAAATCACAGTTATGTGGTGACAGTTGCCAGTATTAAGACGAGTGAGTTTGAAGTAACGTATCGCAATATCAATGACCAAACAATAGAGGGATTGAAGCATAAAAAATATCCAATTGAATTGGTTCAATTTCATCCTGAAGCTCATCCTGGGCCAAGCGACACGGCTCATGTGTTCCAACAGTTCATTGACCAAATTTCATCAGTAGGAGAGTTTCAATATGCCATTACGTAAAGGATTAGAGAAAGTACTTGTGATTGGTTCCGGTCCCATCGTCATTGGGCAGGCCGCTGAATTCGACTACGCAGGAACACAGGCCTGCCTGGCTCTTAAAGAGGAAGGTCTGAAAGTTGTTCTCGTCAACAACAACCCCGCTACCATCATGACCGACCAAACCATTGCTGACGAAGTGTATATGGAGCCACTAACAGTTGAGTCATTGGATAAAATCATTGCCAAGGAACGTCCAGATGGTGTTATAGGAACGCTTGGGGGGCAAACCGGTCTCAATTTAAGTGTAAACCTATATAAAAATAATATTTTAGAAAAATACGGCGTTGATTTGCTGGGAACCTCCGTTGAGTCGATTCAACAGGGGGAAGACAGGGAGAAGTTTAGACAGCTCATGGTCGATATTAAAGAGCCGATCCCGGAATCTAAAATTATAGAAGACTATCAATCGGGTCTGGATTTCACCAAAGAAATTGGTTTTCCTGTCATTATTCGTCCAGCCTACACCCTTGGGGGATCTGGTGGTGGTTTTGCTTATAACGAGGCTGAGCTAGAGAGAGTCCTGAAAAATGGTTTAAACGCCAGTCCAATTCATCAAGTGTTAGTGGAAAAGAGTATTAAGGGATGGAAGGAAGTCGAATATGAAGTGATGCGCGATGAGAATGATACGTGCATCGTCGTTTGTAACATGGAGAACATAGACCCAGTTGGGGTGCATACAGGGGATTCAATTGTCGTTGCCCCGTCTCAAACATTGTCTGACGTGCAGTATCAAATGCTGCGTGATTCATCATTGAAGGTCATTCGTTCTTTACACATTGTGGGAGGCTGTAACATTCAATTTGCGTTGAATCCTAAGTCGAATGAATATTGCATTATTGAAGTGAATCCTCGGGTGAGTCGATCGTCAGCATTGGCCTCAAAAGCAACGGGTTATCCGATCGCAAGGATGGCGGCCAAATGTGCGGTTGGTTATCACCTTGATGAGATTTTGAATCCTATCACA
This genomic window contains:
- a CDS encoding carbamoyl phosphate synthase small subunit, with the translated sequence MEKGYLVLETGEVFEGIRIGSQTNSLGEVVFNTSMTGYQEMMTDPSYTGQILTFCYPLIGNYGINLVDNESKKPTLAGVIIGNACEEPSHYQSVQSLSEQLVQVGVPGLTGVDTRALTKAIRKQGTVKGYLSAEEAPQPQIFQEKEKEFWVGQVSTKAVKKYLGRGPHVVLIDYGYKKSILKALQHAGCAVTVVPYSYSFQQVQSLQPDGVVFSNGPGDPMALEKWFPEIKKITQTYPSLGICLGHQLIALAYGAKTEKMKYGHRGGNHPVKEIKTGKVHMTPQNHSYVVTVASIKTSEFEVTYRNINDQTIEGLKHKKYPIELVQFHPEAHPGPSDTAHVFQQFIDQISSVGEFQYAIT